TGACGTCTCAGCCATGAACATCGGCAACAGCATCAAGGTCGGGGAGATCACGGCGCCCCCTGGAGTGAAAATCCTTGCCGACCCGAACCTCACCGTCTTCACGGTGTCCATGCCGAAGGTTGAGAAGGTTGAGGTCCCCGCGGAAGAGGTTGCCGCCGAGGCTGTGCCGGCCGAGGGCGAGGAGCAGAAGCCGGAAGAGGGCAAGGAAAAGGAGCAGGCCAAGGGCAAGGAGAAGGAAGAGCCGAAGGGCAAAGAAAAGGAAAAAGCGAAGGGGAAGGAGTAGCCTCTCCGCCAGAAAAGCAGTGGAGAGTGGAAAACATTGGGATAGGGATTTTCGTTCACTCTTTACTATTCACTGTCCACTTGTCACTGCAGTGATGGGGGAAGGGAGAAAAGGTGCTCCTGGAGCATTGTTCTTTATACTTTACACTTTGGGCTGTTGTTAACCTCTCCGCCAGCAGATGGAATGGTGTGCCCCTGAGTTATGAAAATTGTGTTCGGGCTGGGTAACCCCGGCGAGAAGTATCGCGGCACGAGGCATAATGTGGGCGCGGACGTCATAAACCGCCTGGCGGCACGGGCGGGAATCGAGCTCAGGAGGAAGTGGCGGATGCGCGCGTGCGTGGGGAGGATGCGAATCGGCGACCATGCGGTCACCGTGGCCACGGCCCGCACCTTCATGAATCTGAGTGGGGCGACGGCGGCCGCGCTGCTGAGATGGCAGGAGTGCGATCCTGAGGATCTCCTCGTGGTGAGCGACGATATCGCGCTCGAGCTCGGCAGGATCAGGATTCGCAGGGAGGGGAGCTCCGGGGGGCATAAGGGGCTTGAGTCAATCATCGGCGCGCTCGGAACTGATAATTTCGCCCGCCTCCGCATCGGCGTGGGACGCGCGGGCGAGGATTGGGTCGGACACGTCCTCGGGAAATTCTCGAGGCAAGAGAAACGCTTTGTCGAGGGTGCCATGGATATGGCCGTGTCAGCCATTGATGAAATAGTCGTCAGTGGGCTCGATGCGGCAATGAACAAGTTCAATAGCATGGTTGAGGGTTGAACGTGTGTCACAGTGGCAGTGCCGCGCGTATCCCTGCCTGCTGGCAGGTAGGCGCGTTCATCCGCGGCGAAATTTTTAATCTGAGTTCCACCCACTGCAACTGACGTATTTCGTCGGTGGTTGCTTTGGACTTGTTGACTGAGCGTGGTTGTGGTAGGATGCACCATCGCCCAGTTGAGGGAGTTCCAGAGGGGAGAAAGAGAGGAGTGACGGTTGAAATCATATGAAGCGATGGTAATAATCAGGCCGGATATTCCCGAGGATCTGGCCAAGAAGGTTGTTGAGGGAATTTCGAGCGAGATCTCAAAGATCGGAGGGAAGATCGCTGAGCACACGCTTTCCCCGAAGCAGCGTCTGAGCTACACGCTCGCCAAACACAACGACGGCTACTGTCTCTGCCTCCGCTTCGAGGCGAAGCCGACGGAGCTGGAAAACCTCACGCAGCGATTCAGCCTCAATCAGGACATTCTGCGGCACCTGATTACAAAACGCAACCAGCGCGCCCCCCGAGCGCATCGTCCCCGAGGGGGGATGGGGCCGGTGTGCGCGCCCGCATCGTCCGGTGCAGACCAGTGAACATGCCCGCACGCTGACGAGGACGCTGAGTGGACGGGTGGTCACGCAGCGATTCATGACCTCGGTGCGCTCAGCGGCGTGCGGTGAGACGAATGGCAGAGGGGAGGTACAAAATGGCAAGCTTGAACAGGGTTTTTCTGATCGGTAATCTCACGAAGGACCCGACGCTGCGCTACACACCGGGTGGCGCCGCTGTCGCTGATCTGAGCCTTGCGATCAACAGCACCTTTGTGAATAAAGCGGGCGAGCGGAAGGATGAGGTCTGCTACGTTGACATTGTGACGTGGGGCCGGCAGGCGGAAACGGCGGCAGAGTACCTCACGAAGGGCTCGCCCATTTTTGTTGAGGGGCGCCTCCAGCTCGATTCCTGGGAAACAGGTGAGGGAGAGAAGAGGAGCAAGCTTCGCGTGAGGGCCAACCGCGTTCAATTCCTGGGGAGGGGCAAGGCGGGAGCGGCGCGTCCGGAGGCTGAAGCGATTGATGAGCCTGCTGCCGCGGCTGAGCCGGCTGGGCCGGGGGAGGGCGGCATTGAGGACGCTTCCATGCCGGATGAGGGCAAGGAGGGGGATGTGCCGTTCTGATGCGCTCGCGCCGTGTCAGTGGATACCAATTTACGTGAGTGAGCATGGATGACGCGGGTGCTCGTAAAGAGTGCAGCGTCTTTCTACGAAAGGATGCCGGGAACATATGAGAGGGGAAGAAACGGAGCGGAGGGCCAGGGGGCCGAAGGAGCTGAAGGGGGCGAAGGGGGAGAAGGGGCCGCGCGTGCCGAGGGGGATGGCCTTCAGGAGAAAAAAGAAGTGCAGGTTCTGCATGGATAAGGTAACCGAGATAGATTATAAGGACATCGGGTTGTTGAGGAAGATGATCACAGAAAAGGGGAAGATTCTCCCGAGCCGAATTACCGGGACCTGCGCGAGGCACCAGCGGCGCATCGCCATAGCGATCAAGAGAGCGCGCTTTGTCGCGCTGATCCCTTACGTCGCGGAGTGATCTACTGTTGAATCCATCGGAGCATTGAGCATAGTGCAAAAAGAAATTATTCTCATGCAGGATGTTCCCGGCCTAGGCGCGCAGGGAGACGTGGTGAAGGTCGCGGAAGGCTACGCGCGAAACTACCTCTTCCCGCAGAAGCTCGCCGCGCCCGCGACGCCCAAATACGTCAGGATGCTGGAACTGGAAAAGAAGCGGAAAGAGGCCGAGGCCAAACGCGCGCTGGAACAGCTCCGCCAGGAAGCGGAAAAGCTCAGCCAGGCCTCCTGCACCATCGCCGTCGAGGCGGGGGAAGACGGAAAATTATTCGGCTCCGTGACCGCCCAGGACATTGCCGAGAGTCTCGAACAGGCTGGCTTCACTCTCGACAAGAAGAAGATCAACCTCGCCGAGCCGATCAAGGAGCTCGGGGTATATAGTGTCGAACTCCAGCTCTATTCAGACATCACTGCGTCGCTCAAGGTATGGGTCGTGCAGAAGTAAATGACAAATTCCAAATGACAAAATAACCGACTCCGGCAATGTTTTGTCATTTGTGCTTTGGTATTTGTCATTTACCCGGGGTTGTGTATGTGTGCTCAAAACACCGCGCTCGATAGACTGCCTCCTCAGAACCTCGATGCGGAAATGAGTGTCCTGGGGGCCATGCTCCTGGATAAAGATGCGATCGTTCAGGCGATCGAGAGTATCGGCCCGGAGTGCTTCTACAAGGAGGCGAACGCAAAGATATATTCCGCCATCATTCAGCTCTGCGATGCCAATCAGCCGGCTGACATTGTGACGATCACCGAGTACCTGAAGAAGCAGAAGGAGCTGGAGTCGGTGGGCGGCGCAGGGTATATCAGCGTGTTGCTGGACGCGATTCCGTCGGCCGCCAACGTGAGCCACTACCTGAGGATCGTGCAGGAAAAGGCGATTCTGCGGAGGCTCATCAACGCTGCCACGGGTATCGTCAGTCGCTGCTACGAGGACGGTGAGGATATCAGCGATGTGCTGGACGATGCCGAAAGGGAAATATTTGATATCTCGCAGCACCGGAGGTCGCAGGGGTTTGTCAAGATCGGCGACCTGATTAAGCACAGCATAGAAACAGTCGAGAGCCTCTACCAGAAGAAGGAGTACGTCACCGGCGTTTCCTCAGGCTACACGGACCTGGATACGATGACCGCCGGTTTCCAGCCCTCGGACCTGATCATCATCGCGGGCCGCCCGTCAATGGGGAAAACGAGCCTCGCGCTGAATATTGCCGAGCATGCGGCGGTGGTGGAGAAGATCCCCACCGCCATCTTCAGCCTCGAGATGTCCAGGGAGCAGCTCGTGCTCCGGATGCTCTGCTCGCACGCCCGCGTGAACGCCCACAATGTCCGCACCGGTTTTATCTCGGAGAAGCACGATTTTCCCAAGCTGGTCAACGCGGCGGGGAAGCTCGCGGAGGCGCCTATCTTTATTGACGACAGCCCCTCCATCTCCGCGCTCGAGATGCGTGCAAAAGCGCGGCGGCTCGCGGCCAAGGAGGCGATCCGTTTGATCATCGTTGACTATATGCAGCTGATGCGCTCCTCCGTCAGGAAGGCCGAGAACCGTCAGCAGGAGATATCCGAGATATCCCGCTCGCTCAAGGCGCTGGCGAGGGAGCTCAATGTGCCGGTCATCGTGCTCTCGCAATTGAACAGGGAAGCCGAGGGAAGGGATGATAGGAAACCCCGCCTTTCAGACCTAAGGGAATCAGGAGCGATCGAGCAGGATGCCGACGTCGTGTTTCTCCTTTTCCGCGAGGAGTATTATTTCCCGGATAACGAGGACGCAAAGGGGAAGGCGGAAGTGATCATCGCGAAGCAGCGGAACGGGCCGGTGGGGGCGGTGAGGCTGGCGTTCCTGCAGGAGTGCACGCACTTCGAGAATTGCGCGGAGCGGGAAGGGGAGTTGGAAACAGTGTAACGCCTAAGGCCAAAAGTGTAAAGAGCAGGGGCATGCGCTCTTGTTCCGTAGGACTGGAAGAGCGATACAGAGGGGAGTTGGGGTGACGCCGTGCAGACAGAGAGGATAGATCAAGGCATCCGCGCATACGCGCTGTGCGCGATCGCCATCACCGCCGTCTCCCTGTGGGGAGGATCGGCCGCGGGGCTCCAGTACGAGGGGGAGCGCATCGACGCGGTGGTGGTGATGGGGAACCGCACGGTGAGCGACGTGATGATATTCAATAAGCTGGAGACGCGCGAGAAGGGGCTCTTCAGCGAGGAGACGGTCAAGGCAGATGTCACGCGGCTCTATGAGCTCGGTTACTTCACCAATATCAGCGTCGATGTTGAGCGGATCGAGGGAGGTGTGAAGGTTGCGTTTGTGGTCAAGGAGAAGCCGGAGCTCAGGGAGATCGCGTTCAAGGGGAATTCCCTGATCTCCACCGATCGTTTAAAACGCGAAATGAAATCAAAGGTCGGCGAGGCCCTCAACGCCAAGTTGCTGGTGGAGGACGTCGAGTCTCTGAGAAAATTGTACGCCCAGGAGGGGTTCCCCGTTGCCCAGGTCGCATGCGAGATTGTGAATCCGAAGAATGAACCGCAGGCGGCGGTGCTCATCAAGATCAACGAGGGGGCGCGGCAGGCGATCAGGCGGATAAATTTTGTCGGCAATAGCCATGTTCCCGCACGCTCGCTCGTTCAGTTCATGCAGACCAAGCGGAGGGCGCCGTGGCCCCTCTACAAATGGCCGATGAGCTATCTCTACTCGAAGGGGCTGCTCGAGCAGGAAGCCCTGAACGATGACCTCGATCGGATCCGCGGGTACTATGCCTCGCTGGGGTATGTGGACATGAAGGTGAGCAATGTGGAGCGGAACATTTCCCGGGACGGCAGGCACATCGACATCACCATTTCCCTAGACGAGGGAGGGACTTATCAGGTGGGCGAGGTCGCCGTCGCGGGGAACAAGATCTACGATACGGACGAGCTCCAGAGAGTCCTCACCATGGGTTCGGGGGTCACGTACTCTCCCGTCACGCTCCAGGGGGACATGAATGCGATCCGGGGCATGTATCTCTCCAAGGGGTACACGGACGCTGAGGTAATTCCTGAAAAGAGGCTCAATCCCGAGACGGGGAAGATTGACGTGAGCTATACGATCAAGGAGTATGAGCCGTACTACGTCGGTCGCATTGACATCAAGGGGAACACGAGGACGAACGACTATGTCATCCGCAGGGAGATGAGCGTCATGCCGGGTGACGTGTTCAACAGCCTCAAGATCCAGAGGAGCAAGGAGCGGCTCGAGAATACCGGTTTCTTCGAGACCGTCGGAATTGCCGCGTCACCGGGCGAGGGCGAGCGGACCCAGAATCTCGCTGTTGACGTACAGGAGGGGAAGACGGGACAATTGAGTTTCGGGGCGGGGTTCAGCTCCATAGACGGCTTCGTCGGGTTTGCCGAGATATCGCAGAGCAATTTCGACATAAAGAATTTCCCTTATTTCACCGGGGCCGGCCAGAAATTTCGTCTGAGGGCGGAGGTGGGGCTCGAGGAGCAGAATTTCCTGTTGAGCTTCACGGAACCCTACTTCATGGGGAAAAGGCTCGCCGCGGGGTTTGATCTCTATATGAAAAATAGCGAGTACCTGAGTGATTATTTCAATGAGGAGCGACTCGGCGGAAATCTCCGGCTCGGAAAGGAATTAGGCCAATTTTACCGCGGTGACCTCGTCTACAAGCTTGAAAATGTGAATCTCTATGATGTTCCTGATGATGCATCCGAGCAGATCAAGGCGGACGCCGGGAATACGCTGATCAGCTCGGTGAGCTTCGGGCTCACCCGCGACACCCGGGATTCCATCGTGTTCCCACACCACGGCGCGATCTCCAGTATCACCGCGGAGTTCGCGGGGCTCGGCGGCGACGCTGATTTTGTAAAACTTGAAGCGATGGGAAGCCAGTATTTTGTCCCGATCGAACGATTCCCCGAGCACGTGGTCCGCGTTGCCGGCGGGGCCGGTGTTGCCGGGCCGTACTCAGGCTCTGGCGAGATTCCCCTGTCAGAGAGGTTTTTCCTCGGCGGCGGTGATACCATCCGCGGCTTTGATTATCGGGACGTGGGGCCGCGGGATATCAACGACGAGCCGATCGGCGGCGATGCGATGCTCATGGCGAGCGTCGAATACACGTTCCCGCTCATCTCGAAAATCCGCGGAGCCGCCTTCTTTGACATGGGCAACGTCTACGAGACGCCCAGCGATTTCCTGGACGGCATCGTCGCGTCGGTCGGAATGGGGGTGCGCCTCAACCTCCCTGTTGGTCCCATCAAGCTCGACTATGGCATCCCCGTCATCACGGACCAGTGGACTGAGGGTGAGAACGGCGCCTTCAGCTTCAACGTGGGGACAATCTTTTAAGGGGCGGCGGACACGGAAGCTGCGGGGCGATCTGGCGTGAGGGGCTCAGCGCGTGCCGAGGTTCGCCGTGCCGTACAGAGAAGGAGGGATCAGGTGCGAACGTTGGTGATATTCGTGATTACGCTCGCGTTGTCGTGCGGCGGCCTCTCGCGCGGCGCGGCACTGGGGACCGGTGGGAAAGTCGCCTTCGTGCAGGTGGAAAAAGTTTTCGAGAAGTATCAGAAGACCGTGGACCTCAACGCGAAGCTTCAGCAGGAGCGCAAGGATAAGATCGCCGAGAGGAAAACGATGGTCGAGGAAATCAACAAACTCAAGGACGAGGCGGACCTGCTGCGCGACGACGCGAAGCGGAAGAAGGAGGCGGTCGTTGACGAGAAGGTAAAGGCGCTCTACCAGTTTGAGGAAAAGGTCAAGCGGGAGGCGATCCAGAAACAGGCGCGCCTCCAGGAGGAGATCCTTGGAGAGATACGGGGCGTGCTGACAGACATCGGGAAGCGCGAGGGGTATGACATGGTATTCGCGACCACCGAGGATGATATTGGATACCATTCGGATAAACTGGATATCACCGAGCAGGTGGTGAAAGCGCTCAACAAGAAGCACGCCGAGGCGAAGAAGTGAGCGCGGGGAGGGGCGTGCGGGGTGCGAGGGATTGAATTGGGCGCGGGCAGGGCGTGAGATGTTCGGCCTCGCTTCGCGCGCCGTTTGTTCGGAGGGGAGTCGGGCCTCGATTTTTCAAGCTGCGCAATCATCAGATGTGAGGGATGACCGATGAAAATAAAATTGAAGGAGATCTCTTCACTGATCAAGGGAGAACTGAAGGGAGACGGGGATATCACAATCACCGGGGCTTCGGGGATCAAGGAGGCGGGGGAAGGGGATTTGACCTTTCTCGCGAACCCGAAGTACGCGTCCCTCATTGAATCCACGAGGGCGGCGGCGGTCATCGTCGAGCAGGGGTGGAGCGTCCCCACGGCAAAGCCGCTCATACGGGTGGATAACCCCTCACTCGCCTTCAACAAGCTGATCGAGCTCTTCGGCCCGAAGAAGCTCGAGTTTCCGCGGGGTGTTCACAAGATGGCAGTGGTGAGCAAGAAAGCGAAGCTTGGCAAGAATGTCTCAGTCGGCCCATTCGCTGTTGTAGAGGACGGGGCGGTCATCGGGGATCGGACGGTAATCAGGAGCGGCGTCTATATCGGTCACGGCACCACGGCGGGGGCGGATTGCCACTTCTATCCGAATGTCATTATCCGGGAGCGGTGTGAGATCGGCAACAGGGTGTTTATCCATGGGGGGAGCGTCATCGGGAGCGATGGGTTCGGCTACGTCGCCGTGAAGGGCGTTCATCAAAAGATTCCCCAGATCGGCAGGGTAGTGATCGAGGACGATGTTGAGATCGGCTCCAATGTGACGATCGACCGCGCCCGGTTTGACAAGACAATCATCCGCAGGGGGACCAAGATAGATAACCTCGTGCAGATCGCGCACAACTGCGATATCGGAGAAAACTCGATCATTGTCGCACAGGTGGGAATCTCCGGGAGTACGTCGGTCGGCAAGAACGTCATCCTCGCAGGGCAGGTGGGCGTGGTCGGCCACGTCACCATAGGGGATAACACCATCATCGGCGCCAAGGGAGGCGTCTCCAAGAGCGTGCCCGCCAATTCATACTACATCGGCATACCCGCCATAGAGGGCACGCAGTTCAAAAAGGTTCACGCCGCGTATATGCGGCTCCCCGCGCTCATGTCGAAGGTCAGGGAGCTTGAGGAGAAACTCGCCTCGCTCGAGAAACAGCTCGCGAAGAATGCAGAAACAAAGAACGATTAAGGCGCCCGTCTGCCTCACCGGGGTCGGGGTCCATACCGGCAACAAGACGAGGCTCGTCTTCGCGCCGGCCCCCGTGAACGCCGGCGTGCGATTCGTGCGCACCGATCTGCCCGGCTTACCCGAGGTGCGCGCCCTCGCCCGGAATGTCTCAAACGTGTGCCGTGGGACGACGATTGCGAACGGCAGCGTCGAAATCCACACCGTTGAGCACGTGCTCGCCGCGATCCGCGGCTGCGGGATTGACAACGTGGTGGTGGAGCTCGATTCCAATGAGCCTCCCGTTGGGGACGGGAGCTCGTTCGCATACGTGCGCATGATCAAGTCGGCCGGCATCGAGGAGCAGGATGCCCCCCGCGAGGAACTCGTGCTCGGGGAGCCTGTGTGGGCGTCAAAAGACAACGCCGTGATCGCGGCAATCCCCGCCGAGCAGTTCAGGGTCTCCTACACAATGGATTTCAAGCACCCGACACTGCCCGCCCAGTTTGTGAGCTTTGTGGTGACGGAGGATACCTTCGAGAAGGAAATTGCCTCCGGTCGCACTTTCTGCTTTTACCATGAGATAGAGGCCCTGGTGCAACAGGGCCTCATCAAGGGGGGCAGCCTGGACAACGCGGTGCTCATCGGCGACGGGGTCATTTACAGCAAGGACCGGCTGAGATTCCCTGACGAGTTCGCCCGCCACAAGGTGCTGGATCTCGTCGGCGACCTCTGCCTCGTGGGCAGGCATGTCCGCGCCCACGTGATCGCAATGAGGTCGGGGCACGAGCTCAACGTGGACCTCGCGCGCAAGCTGTTATTGATCGCAGAGAAGACTCAGAAGAGAGAGGCCGTTGCTCAACGCATACAGGGGGGTGTCATGGATATAAATGAGATAAGGCGCATACTTCCACACCGGTTCCCGTTCCTCCTTGTGGATCGGATCGTGGAGGTCAAGGGGAGGGAGAGGATCGTCGGCGTCAAAAATGTCACCATCAACGAGCCGTTTTTCACGGGGCATTTCCCCGAGAAGCCGGTGATGCCGGGTGTGCTCATTATCGAAGCCCTCGCCCAGACCGCCGGCGTGCTCATGCTCAACACCCCTGAAAATATTAACAAGCTCGCCTTTTTCATGGCGATAGACAACGCAAAATTCCGCAGGCCGGTGATGCCGGGTGACCAGTTGCGGCTGGAGATCGACGTCCTCCGCTGGAAGAAGAAGATGGGAAAAGTGAGCGGCAAGGCGCTCGTGGATGGCCAGGTTGCCGCTGAGGCCGAGCTTACGTTTTCGTTCGTGTGACCACTCCGGGTGTTCACAAGGGAATAGCGTGTGTCATTTTAAAGGGAGCGCACGCCGCGCATGAGACAAATTCATTCCTCGGCAATCGTGCATCCAAAGGCGGAAATCGCCGATGACGTGGAGATCGGCCCGTACAGCATTATCGAGGCCCACGTGCGCATCGGCCGGGGCACCGTTGTCGGGCCACATGTCGTGATCAAGGGCCGGACCGAGATCGGGGAGAATAACAAAATATTCCAGTTCGCGTCGGTGGGTGAGGTGAACCAGGATCTCAAGTACCGTGGAGAGGAAACGCGGTTGAAGATAGGGAGTGGGAACACGATCCGGGAATACGTCACGATGCAGATCGGTACGCTGACGGGGAGGTCGGAGACCACGATAGGGGAGCGCAACCTCTTTATGGTTTATAGCCACATCGCCCACGATTGCGAGATCGGCAATGACTGTATCCTGGCCAACTGCGCCACGCTCGCGGGACACATCCAAATTGATGACGGCGCGATCATCGGGGGCCTGGTCGGCATTCACCAGTTCTGCAGGGTGGGGACGATGGCGATCGTCGGCGGGTGTTCGAAGATCGTCCAGGATATCCCCCCCTACATGATGGCGGATGGACACCCGGCGAGCGTGCGCGGGGTCAACCTTGAGGGGCTCAGGAGGAAAGAATTCAGCCAGGAGTCAATCAGGGAGATCAAGGCAGCCCACAAGATGATCTATCACTCTCAGATGAAAACGGCACAGGCGCTGGCGCGGCTCAAAGAAGAGTACCCCGCCTCGGCGTGCGTGAAAGCCATCATTGAATTCATCGAGACTTCTCAACGTGGCATCGCCCGGTAACACGATCGGGCGATTAATTCACCCGATACGGTTGACGGAGCACCCCCCTGCTGGAAACGGATACGTAATCTGGCGTGAGCGCCATCGCGCGTGAGGCGGCCAGTGCTGAGTGGAGGAGGTTATGAAGAGTCTCGGTCTCATCGCGGGAGGCGGCGGACTCGCGTTTGCGATCGCCCGCGAGGCGCGTGAGAAGGGGGTGGAACGCATCGTCGCGATCGCGTTCCCCGGTCAGACCGCCGCCGAGTTGGAGCGCTATGTGGATGAGCTCCACTGGGTCCATGTGGGCCAGCTCGGCACGTTGATAAAAACCCTCCGTCGCGCGGGGGTGACCGAGGCGGTCATGGCGGGGAGGCTCGACCCCACGCTCGTGATCAGTAAGCTCAGGCTGGACATGCGCATGATCGCCCTCGCGGCCCGGGTGCCTGACAGGCGCGCTGATACCGTGCTGAAGGCGATCGCCGGGGAGATGAAAAAGGACGGAATCCGGCTGCTGGATTCGACCGTATATCTCTCATCGTGCATTGCGGACCGGGGGGTCATGACGAGGAATGCGCCGGGAGACGAGGCGCTGGAAGATATTGCCTTTGGAGCGAAGATCGCCCGGGAAATCGCGGGGCTCGACATAGGACAGACGGTGGTGGTGAAGAAGCGAGCGGTGGTCGCGGTCGAGGCGATGGAGGGGACTGACGAGGCGATCAGGAGGGGGGCCTCGCTCTGCCCCCGCGGGATGGTCGTGGTCAAGGTGAGCCGCCCCGCGCAGGATATGCGGTTCGATGTCCCGGTTGTCGGCGAGCGCACGATTGACCTCCTCCTGGGATGTAACGCCGCCGCCCTCGCCCTGGAGGCGGGTCGGACGATTATCCTGGATAAGGAAGCGGCGATAAGGAAAGCGGGCGGGGCGGGGGTCGCGGTGGTGGGCATTTGACGGCATCCTCCGGATGCCGAATTGTAAATTGCAGATTGTAAATTTAATATTTCCCATTTGATATTTGCAATTTCCAATGGAGCACAGCGACATATGGAGAAGATGCGGGTCGCGGTGGTCGGCGTCGGCAACCTCGGGAAGCACCATGCCCGCGTCTACACGGAGCTCCCGGATGTGGAGCTCGCCGGGGTGGTTGACGTTGACGCGAGAACGGCGGAGAAGATCGCGCGCCGTCTGGGGGTGAGCGCGCACGCGCGGCTGAGCGACATACCCGGCAAGCTCGACGCGGTGAGCGTGGTGGTGCCGACCGAGGCGCATCGTCCCGTGGCGCTCGAGGCCCTCGAGCGCGGTGCGAACGTCCTGATCGAGAAGCCGATCGCGCTGGACATGGCGGAGGCGACCGCGATCATCGATCGCGCGCGCCAGAAGGGGCTGGTGCTCCAGGTGGGGCATATCGAGCGCTTCAACCCGGCCATTCTCGCGCTGAAGAAGATACTGACGCGCGTGGGTTTTATCGAGGTTCACCGCCTCGCCCCGTACAAGCTCCATGGAACGGAGGTGGGGGTCGTGCTCGACCTCATGATCCACGATATCGACATTGTCCTCAACATCGTGGATTCTCCGATCAGGGAGATCAGTGCCGTCGGGATACCCGTCCTCAGCGCGAGCGAGGATATCGCCAACGCGCGCCTGAGTTTCGAGAACGGCTGCATCGCGAACATGACGGCGAGCCGTATCAGTTTTGAGAAGATGCGGAAGATCAGGATATTCCAGAGCAACGCGTATATATCGCTCGACTACCAGAATCAGGAAGGGATGATCTATCGCACGGAGGGGAGTCGGATCGTGCGCGAGAGGATGCCGCTGGAAAAGGATGAGCCGCTCAAGCTTGAGATCAAATCATTCCTGGAGTGCGTGCGCGCATCGCGCAAGCCTGTCGTACCCGGTGAGCACGGGCGCCATGCGCTCCGCGTCGCGTCCGAGATCACGCGGCTGTTGCAGGAGAACCCTCTCTACAGAGAAGCGATTGAAGAGCAGAAGAAAGCCGCTCCGCTGGATCTGAGGAAGCTATTATGAAAATCCCCAATAAATCCCAAATCCCAAATCCCAAATCCCAAAACAAAGAAGATCCCCCTCCGCGCGAGTCTGACGATAGCGCGCATGGCCCGCTCATCGTTGTGGTCGCGGGTGAGGTGTCGGGCGATAAGCACGCGGCCAAGCTGATCGCCGAGATCAGGAAGCGGGAGCCCCGCGCAGAGATCTGCGCCGCCGGCGGTGACGCAATGGAGAATGCCGGCGCCAGGCTCCTCTACAATCTCGTGGACATGGCCGTCCTCGGATCTGTCGAGGTGCTCAGGAACTATGGTACACTCAGGAGAATCTTTTATTCTCTCCTCGCGTTCATTGAGAAGCGCAAGCCGGATGCGGTGGTGCTCGTCGATTATCCGGGATTCAACATCCGCCTCGCGAAGAAGATCAAACAGCGGCGGCTGCCGGTCAGGGTTATTTACTACATCTCCCCTCAGGTGTGGGCCTGGGGAACGAGGAGGAAGAAGACGATACGCAGGAACGTTGACAGGATGATCGTGATCCTCCCCTTCGAGAAGGAGTTCTACGCGGATACGGAGCTGCCGGTCGAATTCGTGGGACACCCGATGCTCGACGATCTTAAGGTCGAGACCAGCCGGGAGGAGTTCTGCCGCCGCACGGGTGTGGGGCCGCGTGCGCGCGTGGTCGCGCTGCTCCCCGGAAGCCGATGG
This genomic interval from Candidatus Auribacterota bacterium contains the following:
- the pth gene encoding aminoacyl-tRNA hydrolase, whose product is MKIVFGLGNPGEKYRGTRHNVGADVINRLAARAGIELRRKWRMRACVGRMRIGDHAVTVATARTFMNLSGATAAALLRWQECDPEDLLVVSDDIALELGRIRIRREGSSGGHKGLESIIGALGTDNFARLRIGVGRAGEDWVGHVLGKFSRQEKRFVEGAMDMAVSAIDEIVVSGLDAAMNKFNSMVEG
- the rpsF gene encoding 30S ribosomal protein S6, giving the protein MKSYEAMVIIRPDIPEDLAKKVVEGISSEISKIGGKIAEHTLSPKQRLSYTLAKHNDGYCLCLRFEAKPTELENLTQRFSLNQDILRHLITKRNQRAPRAHRPRGGMGPVCAPASSGADQ
- the ssb gene encoding single-stranded DNA-binding protein yields the protein MASLNRVFLIGNLTKDPTLRYTPGGAAVADLSLAINSTFVNKAGERKDEVCYVDIVTWGRQAETAAEYLTKGSPIFVEGRLQLDSWETGEGEKRSKLRVRANRVQFLGRGKAGAARPEAEAIDEPAAAAEPAGPGEGGIEDASMPDEGKEGDVPF
- the rpsR gene encoding 30S ribosomal protein S18; amino-acid sequence: MAFRRKKKCRFCMDKVTEIDYKDIGLLRKMITEKGKILPSRITGTCARHQRRIAIAIKRARFVALIPYVAE
- the rplI gene encoding 50S ribosomal protein L9 is translated as MQKEIILMQDVPGLGAQGDVVKVAEGYARNYLFPQKLAAPATPKYVRMLELEKKRKEAEAKRALEQLRQEAEKLSQASCTIAVEAGEDGKLFGSVTAQDIAESLEQAGFTLDKKKINLAEPIKELGVYSVELQLYSDITASLKVWVVQK
- the dnaB gene encoding replicative DNA helicase, with the protein product MCAQNTALDRLPPQNLDAEMSVLGAMLLDKDAIVQAIESIGPECFYKEANAKIYSAIIQLCDANQPADIVTITEYLKKQKELESVGGAGYISVLLDAIPSAANVSHYLRIVQEKAILRRLINAATGIVSRCYEDGEDISDVLDDAEREIFDISQHRRSQGFVKIGDLIKHSIETVESLYQKKEYVTGVSSGYTDLDTMTAGFQPSDLIIIAGRPSMGKTSLALNIAEHAAVVEKIPTAIFSLEMSREQLVLRMLCSHARVNAHNVRTGFISEKHDFPKLVNAAGKLAEAPIFIDDSPSISALEMRAKARRLAAKEAIRLIIVDYMQLMRSSVRKAENRQQEISEISRSLKALARELNVPVIVLSQLNREAEGRDDRKPRLSDLRESGAIEQDADVVFLLFREEYYFPDNEDAKGKAEVIIAKQRNGPVGAVRLAFLQECTHFENCAEREGELETV
- the bamA gene encoding outer membrane protein assembly factor BamA; its protein translation is MQTERIDQGIRAYALCAIAITAVSLWGGSAAGLQYEGERIDAVVVMGNRTVSDVMIFNKLETREKGLFSEETVKADVTRLYELGYFTNISVDVERIEGGVKVAFVVKEKPELREIAFKGNSLISTDRLKREMKSKVGEALNAKLLVEDVESLRKLYAQEGFPVAQVACEIVNPKNEPQAAVLIKINEGARQAIRRINFVGNSHVPARSLVQFMQTKRRAPWPLYKWPMSYLYSKGLLEQEALNDDLDRIRGYYASLGYVDMKVSNVERNISRDGRHIDITISLDEGGTYQVGEVAVAGNKIYDTDELQRVLTMGSGVTYSPVTLQGDMNAIRGMYLSKGYTDAEVIPEKRLNPETGKIDVSYTIKEYEPYYVGRIDIKGNTRTNDYVIRREMSVMPGDVFNSLKIQRSKERLENTGFFETVGIAASPGEGERTQNLAVDVQEGKTGQLSFGAGFSSIDGFVGFAEISQSNFDIKNFPYFTGAGQKFRLRAEVGLEEQNFLLSFTEPYFMGKRLAAGFDLYMKNSEYLSDYFNEERLGGNLRLGKELGQFYRGDLVYKLENVNLYDVPDDASEQIKADAGNTLISSVSFGLTRDTRDSIVFPHHGAISSITAEFAGLGGDADFVKLEAMGSQYFVPIERFPEHVVRVAGGAGVAGPYSGSGEIPLSERFFLGGGDTIRGFDYRDVGPRDINDEPIGGDAMLMASVEYTFPLISKIRGAAFFDMGNVYETPSDFLDGIVASVGMGVRLNLPVGPIKLDYGIPVITDQWTEGENGAFSFNVGTIF